A window of Cyanobacteria bacterium GSL.Bin1 genomic DNA:
AAAATTAGCTTGACAGAGCACTAGAGTATTGTTTGAACTATTGGTGTCCAAGCGAAAAGTGTGCTCAACGCCTTACGGCATCAATGGTTGGTGAACAATGAAGCTACTCAACATCCCATCAGATGCTAACTCGTGCTCAACGCCTTACGGCATCAATGGTTGGTGAACATCAACTTCTCCTTCGCCACCGATCATGTGTTCATCAGGTGCTCAACGCCTTACGGCATCAATGGTTGGTGAACATTCCACGTTAAACAAGCAACCGACAACACAATTTAGTGCTCAACGCCTTACGGCATCAATGGTTGGTGAACAAGAGTTTCCTGCCTTTCCCGAGGTAGAGGGACAAACGTGCTCAACGCCTTACGGCATCAATGGTTGGTGAACGATGGCTAGGCAATACTTGCAAACAATTTCAGACAAGTGCTCAACGCCTTACGGCATCAATGGTTGGTGAACTTTGCCCCCTCGCCATCAACGTCAACAGCTATTAGTCGTGCTCAACGCCTTACGGCATCAATGGTTGGTGAACCAGGAACCCAATATTGTTCGCGATAAATTTGTTGGTGCTCAACGCCTTACGGCATCAATGGTTGGTGAACATAGTTAAGCAAAAAGGAGCAATCAGACAATGCTGAAATGTGCTCAACGCCTTACGGCATCAATGGTTGGTGAACTGGTGACTTCTCCTGACCATATCCAACCTTCTTGCTCGTGCTCAACGCCTTACGGCATCAATGGTTGGTGAACTGAGGTTGTCTCTGATAACTCAATTGCTTATCTTTATGTGCTCAACGCCTTACGGCATCAATGGTTGGTGAACAATTTATCAGCCATCAGTAATGCTAATACTCGAATCTGTGCTCAACGCCTTACGGCATCAATGGTTGGTGAACTTTTCAGTTATTGGAAAAGTAATAGCTGGCGACTCTTGTGCTCAACGCCTTACGGCATCAATGGTTGGTGAACTTTAGTGCCTCTTTTATTTCTTCTTCAGACTGATAAGGTGCTCAACGCCTTACGGCATCAATGGTTGGTGAACCTTGAATCTTGTACTTGAAAACACTATGTCGCGATAAGTGCTCAACGCCTTACGGCATCAATGGTTGGTGAACTGGTGAACTGTAATATTTGTTTGGCTTCTTCTTGACTGTGGGGTGCTCAACGCCTTACGGCATCAATGGTTGGTGAACGAGAGGATCGATTTCATGAATAACAATTCTCCCTTGTGCTCAACGCCTTACGGCATCAATGGTTGGTGAACTACATTATCATCTACATCTTGCTGGCTATCCTCATCTAGTGCTCAACGCCTTACGGCATCAATGGTTGGTGAACCGTTCGTCAAGAGTGCTAGTGGCATCCCGTCCTCTCTGTGCTCAACGCCTTACGGCATCAATGGTTGGTGAACTTGTAGCACGCCAAAATAATTTTGGTGAAAGTTACGTGCTCAACGCCTTACGGCATCAATGGTTGGTGAACATTCGGGTTTCTTACCCCTTGGACGCGGAGGGAGAGTGCTCAACGCCTTACGGCATCAATGGTTGGTGAACTTTCTCCCCGTTAGAGGCAAGTTTGCCTGTAGTCAAGTGCTCAACGCCTTACGGCATCAATGGTTGGTGAACAGATCGCGATAGATTTGATCCGCCGTTTTGTGCCTCGTGCTCAACGCCTTACGGCATCAATGGTTGGTGAACAGCGCGCGCTGAAACCCTTACCCAGAGCCAGCTCAGAACTGATTTTACAAGCAACTTGTTTCATAATGGTTCTCGCAGTAGTTGACGTCTTCCAATGGGTTATTGTTTCAACCGAATCAAATCTGATTGATTAAGGCTATGCCACGTTTCCAGAGCTTTTCACTAATTTTGCAAGCACCTACCAGGAACTGAAAATTGATAAAATGTTGATCAGGAGTGGCTTTAAGTGCTTAGACCCGAATCAGCTTCCCCAACAAGCGGAGGTGCTTGCATTAAATAATTCGATAGCCCTCTCCTTGAGGTGACCAAGCATCTTCACGATTATAAACGCTTAACCCACGAACGCATTGTTCCGACAGACGCACGAACAAGAGTTCATCTTCTGCAGTTAAAATTTGTTCTAACTGCCAGCGTAGCTTTTCGCGCGATCGCTGAGATAGCCAACAGCGGAAAATCGAATACTGAACTCGTTCCCCATAACCGCCCAACAGTTTGTAGGCTTTGCGCCATCGCTTTTGGCAACGGATATCATAACAAATTAAGTACCAATGCTTTGGTTCTGCCATTTTCACCTCCTATCGAACATTTAACTGACCAAATAATCCGCCTTCTCCGAGCCATTCCTTTTCCAAAAGTCGCACCTCCAATTCGATTAGGCGACGATAAGTTAAGGAGTAGCCCGTTGCGGGGTGTTTCCAACTTTCCTGCTTGCGGTGTTCATACAAACCGACAAACTTTTCTCTCCCACTTTGGCTCAACCAAACTTGTGTTCCTCGCACTTCAAAGTCCGCTTCCACTTCCCATTGCTTACGATTAATGGAACCGATAACAATTAAATCCACTAACGGAACCCGGAAAATTTCCATGAGATCCAAAGCCAACGGAGGGGCTTGAGAACGGGGTTGATGATAGAATCCTAAAGCCGGTTCTAACCCCACTGCTAAAATGGCATTGGTCACATCTTTAATCAACAGTGAGTAACCAAAGCTCAGCAAGGCATTAAAGCGGTCTTCTGGGGGGCGTCGGGTTCGCTTAGAAAACCGTAGCGAGGAAGGAACTTCTCGTGCAATCAAGCAGGGCAACCCGGAAAAATAAAGAGACGCTAAATTTCCTTCTAATCCCAGCAACGTTTCCAACGACTGCGCTTTTTCAACTTGTTTCAACAGCGCCTTCATCTGTTTAATGACCGTTTCCAGCTTTGCCGAAACGTCTTTTAATCCCCGCCGACCGCGCATCAGGAACTTCCGCTGTCCTTGACCGCGACATTTGACCAACTGTTTGGCTAAAGCTAGGCATTGTTCGGGATTGCTTAACGCCCGGTACTGACCGAGACGGCGCTGAATACTCCCTTGGCGCGTGTCAAAACTACCTACATAGCGACCGCCACCTGAGATGAAATGAACTCCTACTTGTTGGCGGGCGCAGAAATGAAGGGCTTGGGTGGAAATTTGCGAGAAGCTATGTAAAACCAACTGTCCCACTTGTTGAACGGGAATTTTTTCCGGGGATTGACCGCGACGAGTAATCTTTAACTGTTCTCCAGTACGCCCCACTGCCGTTCCCGGTTCGAGAACATGAATGACCTCTCGTTCCTCGTCTTTCGGGAAGAGGCGAATCGGTTCCCATTCTTTGTTGTGAGCTAGTCGCGCTTCTTCCGGTAAACAAACCGGGGCGAGAGAACAACGCTGACACAATCTTTCATTCTCTGTAACCGGTGGACGAGAGGGAGAAACTCGAAGCTGATTTGCTCGTTTGATTGCTTCTTTAACGGTGTTTCGCCCTTCATCATCAAACGGCACATGAATCAGAACATTATCGGCATGATAACGGATGCGTCCTTCGGTAACCGTAATTCCCAGTGCTGACTCAATCAGATAGCAATAAGCTAAAATTTGTGCGCGATCACTGTCCCAGGCTTGGGGTTGTTTATTTTGATCGCGATGACTACGCCCCCGCTTATGTTCATAGGGAATGGTTTGACCGTCGCGAGTACGGAGTGCATCCACTCGCCCCCGCAATCCCAATTCTTTACTTTCCAAATAAAGGTCTTCCCACTCTTCTCCTTCTTGTTTTTCCAACTCGGCATGGAGTCGTCGCCCCGCAAACACCGCAGCATCTTGGGTGTAAAGTTCTTCCACTTCTTCGAGGTAGAATAAGCGGGAGCAATAAGCAAGGGCATGGAGTGCCGAAACCCGAATCGTCTTTGTTTCTGTTGTTGGTGTAATAACTGATGTCATAAGTTGAGACCTCAAATCAGAATTTTTAGTGATGATTTCACTTTAAAAAAAAGACCCGGAAAAAATGATTCCGAGTTCAGAACTTATTTAAAAATTGTCAAAAATTCTAATTACTATTGATTTCCAAGTTGTTGAATCATAACCCAACTCAATTCAGAAAACTCAGCAT
This region includes:
- the cas2 gene encoding CRISPR-associated endonuclease Cas2, with product MAEPKHWYLICYDIRCQKRWRKAYKLLGGYGERVQYSIFRCWLSQRSREKLRWQLEQILTAEDELLFVRLSEQCVRGLSVYNREDAWSPQGEGYRII
- the cas1 gene encoding type I-MYXAN CRISPR-associated endonuclease Cas1, whose amino-acid sequence is MTSVITPTTETKTIRVSALHALAYCSRLFYLEEVEELYTQDAAVFAGRRLHAELEKQEGEEWEDLYLESKELGLRGRVDALRTRDGQTIPYEHKRGRSHRDQNKQPQAWDSDRAQILAYCYLIESALGITVTEGRIRYHADNVLIHVPFDDEGRNTVKEAIKRANQLRVSPSRPPVTENERLCQRCSLAPVCLPEEARLAHNKEWEPIRLFPKDEEREVIHVLEPGTAVGRTGEQLKITRRGQSPEKIPVQQVGQLVLHSFSQISTQALHFCARQQVGVHFISGGGRYVGSFDTRQGSIQRRLGQYRALSNPEQCLALAKQLVKCRGQGQRKFLMRGRRGLKDVSAKLETVIKQMKALLKQVEKAQSLETLLGLEGNLASLYFSGLPCLIAREVPSSLRFSKRTRRPPEDRFNALLSFGYSLLIKDVTNAILAVGLEPALGFYHQPRSQAPPLALDLMEIFRVPLVDLIVIGSINRKQWEVEADFEVRGTQVWLSQSGREKFVGLYEHRKQESWKHPATGYSLTYRRLIELEVRLLEKEWLGEGGLFGQLNVR